Genomic window (Paenibacillus sp. 37):
TGACCAACAGGCCTGTAACGGCACCATTTCGTTCGATTAACGTGTTGACGCCAAGTGTTGTTCCATGCACAAATAGATCAATCTCACGAATGTTCACGCCATTCGCCTTGAGTTGATCAAGTACGTTGAAAATCGCCTGTTCTGGAGCTGCTGCAATCGATGGCGTCTTCAGCGCCGCAATCACCCTGTTCTGATGGTCCATCACCAGTGCATCCGTGAAAGTACCTCCGATATCTATACCTAAACGATAGAGTGTGTCCACAAGCTCAACTCCTTTAACACCGGGTTTCGTTCAAAGGTGTTTTATTGGTTTTGCATGGCGAAATAACGTTTGACATCATTAATCATTTGGTTAATATGGTTCACCATCGCCGCTTCAGCCTGCTCTGGAGAGCCGGCTACAATAGCATCCAGAATCTGCTGATGGTCCACAACTAATTCACTTCCTACTCTCCGGCGAATATATGCTGTCTCCAGAAAATCACGGCTTGTCTCCCATACCAGTTCAACCGCGTGCAGAAGAATTTGGTTTTGCGCAGCATAAGCCAGCAATCTGTGAAACTCCCGGTCCTGTTCGTATGGTATAATATTCTTGGAAAGCAATTCATGCTGGTTCACAATCGATGCTTGCAACAGTAATATGTATTCTTTCGATGCACGCTGTGCTGCCAGAGAAGCAATCTCCCGCTCAAGTGCCCTTCTGGCAACGAGAACATCCACTAGAGCCTTTTCCCCGGAATGATTCAGCATCTGAATTAACTGTGAATTCACGCTTTTTTGCTGCAACTCTCTTTCTAATATATTTATTCGATCCAGACCCTGTTCGGTCAAAGTCCTTCCCTTGCGGCCTTCCAGAACTGTAAAACCTTCAACATCCATCTCCATAAGTCTTCTTCCGATGGTTGCCTGACTCAGACCATACGTTTTGCCCAAAGTATGAACCAACGTACTGGCCCCGATGGGAGCGCTGGCGTCTCGAAGCTGCTTCAGCAGTTCGTATTCCAGCTCCATTTCGTTTAGCTCAGGACCCACTGCATTCACCCCCCTCTTAAATACTTAATTGTTATTTATTATGCTTTTAGTTGTTACTCATTGATGATTAACGATAGTATAACTTCAAGCCATCTCAGTTTCAACAAATCTCATCAAATTAGTACGAATTATTCACTTCCGCTTTAATATTACGTTTTCTAATTCGACATTAAAAAAGAGCATTTCACATCCTTTATTCCAACGTTTAGCCGGAGGATGCAAACTGCCCTTAAGGTAGTAATATTTTGAACCATGAACACACTCACAAATGAACAAATAAGGTCTCAGGACTTGAGTTGTTGCAATAACTGCACACGGTAGGCTTCACTTTCAAGCGATTGAATTTCCTTATATTCTTCGGCAGTAAGCACTTTGGGTTCCCCGGCTGCTTTTGCGATCATATATACCTTCGCGCTTTCTTCCACTACCTGGGTGCGATAATAGGCTTCGCGGAGGTTTTTACCCGTTGTGACCAATCCGTGATTGACGAGAATGAGTGCCGTATGTTCTTCTACCTTTGCTGAGACTGCATCGGCAAGTAGTTTCGTCGTTGGCAGAACATATGGAACGAACCCGATATCGCCCACCAAAGCCGACTGATCAGGGAACAAGTGTGGCAATTCATCGAAAACAAGACTAAGTGCAATCGTATAGGCCGGATGCGTATGCACAATGGCTTGGATATCAGGATTCACACGATAACTGTACAGATGCATCAAAACTTCGGAAGAAGGGCGTGTTGTTCCCGCACGAGTCTCTCCTGTCTCGATATCAATGGCGATCCATTCGTCAGGCTCCAGATCCTCAAGTGCATAACCACTCGGAGACAATAACATCGTTCCCCCAGAGCGAGCGCTCAGATTCCCACCGGGTCCTACCACCAACCCTTGGGCAACTGCTCTGCGGGCATATTTCGTCAACTCTTCCCTTATTTGCTGTTCAGACATGTTTTCTCCACTCCTCATACTTTTCTTTTTAGCATTTTGCGTCCATGCTCATTGCATTAAATCTGTTCATTACCTTTTGATTTGATTCAGACTTTGGTAGTTTTCATAAGCTTCCTGCCACAGCTCTGTATCCTCAGGCTCATAGGTCTCGGGGGAAAAGGAAGCAGCCATGACCTCCCGTACCTCGGCCAAGCTACTCACTTCTCCATGCGCAAGGAATTGCAGCATGCAATTCCCGGCTGAAGTCGCCTCTGCCGGGCCTGCCACCACCGGGACACCGGCTGCATTGGCTGTAAACTGGCATAATAGTCGATTGTGTACACCACCACCAACCATATGAATGACACGAGGTCTTGTACCTGTAATCAACTGCATTTCATCCAGCGTCTGTCTGAATTCCAGTGCAAGACTTTCCAGAATGCAGCGTACAATCGCTCCAGTCGTTTCGGGCACTGTCTGTCCGGTGAGACTGCATTGTTGCCGTATTCGTTCAGCCATATTCCCTGGCGCCAAATACACGCCATCTCCCGGCGATACATAACTTTGATGCGGCGTTGCCAAGGCAGCCAATTGAATCAGTTCTTCATGTGTAAAAAGTTGATTCTCCCGCTCCCATTGCCGTTTGCATTCCTGTAGCAGCCACAAGCCTGAACGATTTTTCAGGGTGCGTACTTTTCCACTTACCGTCCCTTCATTCGTGAATCCCCGTGCACGACTTCGATCATCCAATACAGGTGTATCACGCTCCACCCCCATCAGAGACCAGGTGCCACAGCTGATAAAAGCGAAATCCGAATCATTCGCAGGGATTGCTGCCAGGGCAGATGCCGTATCATGTGAGCCTACAGAGACTACCTGCATCGGTCCAGTCCGTAACTCGGCGCACAACTCATTTGTTAAATCGCCCAGCACGGTACCCGGTTGAACGAGTTTTGGAAATAATGTTTCCGGTATACCGAGACGCCCGATCAGATGTTCATTCCAACGCGCCTCACCTGCATGCAACAGTCCACTGGTACTTGCAATCGTATACTCACAAGCCTGCTGACCGGATAGATAATAGTGAAACAAATCCGGCATAAATAACATGCGTACATCCGGACGCAAACCTTCGACATGCTCTCGCACACTGCCTAGCAATTGGAATACCGTATTGATTTGCTGCGGCAGAACGCCGGACATGGCGTACAGTTCTTCTTCTTTCACAAGGTGCAGAACTTCTTCCATCCACTGCGCATTGCGTGCCTCCCGATAGTGACGTGGATTCGAGCATAATCTTCCCGCCCCATCTACCAGTCCATAGTCCACTCCCCACGTATCCACAGCTATAGAACGGACCGTTGGAGAGATGCCTTGCGTCCCTTTCACAATGCCTTGTTTTAATTCATGAAAAAGTCGCAAGAAATCCCAATACAATCCATCGCCCAGCTGCACGGGTACGTTGTTGAATCGATGAACTTCTTGTAACGAGAGTCTGCTTCCATCAAAAGAACCCCGGACTACGCGTCCACTCCCAGCGCCGTAATCGGCAGCAAGCACATGTGTTGCTTGATCGCCCATTTTTTCAAGCCTCCTTAACTCTACGCGATAAGCCGTATTCGAGTTCTGAACGCAGCTTTCAAGAGAACGCCATGTTACCTTCAATTCATAAGGAACATGGCGTTTGACAGGAATGGAACTTTATTTTAACGATATAACGGGCCAAATACACTGCAAGCACGGTAGTCTGCGCTTTCCGGCTCACTTGTGCCGAACAATCCCCATGCACGCGGACGGAAAATCTCCGATTCAGGTACATTATGCATATTTACCGGAATGCGCAGCATGGAAGCCAGCGTAATCAGATCAGCACCGATGTGTCCATACGAGATGGAGCCATGGTTAGCGCCCCATTGATTCATGACCTCGTATACGGAAGTAAACGCTCCCGATCCGGTTAGAACAGGTGCAAACCAGGTGGATGGCCAGGTAGGGTCTGTCCGTTGATCCAGCGTATCATGCACATCTTCAGGCAGATCGACCGTGTAACCCTGAGCGATTTGCAGCACCGGACCCAGTCCTTTGACCAGATTCAGACGTGTCATCGTTACAGGCATGCCACCTTTGGTCAGGAAATCCGCTGAATAGCCGCCCCCGCGGAAATATTCTACGGATGCCGGTCTCCAGGATGTTGCTTTTAGGCAGTCCTGTACTTCCTCATCTGTAATTTCCCAGAATGGCTTGAGCACAGGCTTCCCATCTCTGGACTGTTGTCCGGTGCCATCCAAGGCTGCGGAACCGGAGTTAATCAGATGCAAAATGCCATCCTTCGCGTTTCCTTCCAACTGGTGCCCCGTCACACGCTGTACCGAATCCGGACTCCAATACGTGCGCACATCAGCAAAGATCTGTGCCGTATGTGTCAGCAGCGAACCGAATAACATCGATACCCCGTTCAGGCTGTCATTCTCCGTTGCAACTAGATAAGGCGCACGTTTGCCATTCCAGTCAAAGGAAGAGTTTAATATCGACTCCAGAAAATCTCCGTTAGGTGAATGATCTGTCCACTGCCGTTGTCCCTGGAAGCCGGATACAATCGCGTGGTGGCCCATCGATTCCTCTGTGAAACCAAGCTCAGCCAATCTTGGATTGCCCGCCATCAAGTCACGCACAATTTGGGTCATTTTCACAACGGTCTCCCATTCGTACTCTTTGCGTTTGCGATCCGTTTGTAGATGGGCAGCGTTGTTGTCCGGACCTTCGTTACAATTCTCCTTCACCCAGGCCAGTGCGAGCTTATACTCTTCAGGATCGTAGATTTCTTCTTCAATACGACGAGTGAGCTCGCTCATATCCACATATTCGTTTCTCATGCCCAGATACTCTTGGAAAAATGAATCGTTCACAATCGAACCTGCAATCCCCATGGATACCGATCCAATGGACAGATACGCTTGCCCTTTCAAGGTAGCGGCTGCCAGACCCGCACGGCTGAACCGGAGTAATTTCTCACGCACGTCATCGGGAATTGTTGTATCCCCGCCGTCCTGAACATCCTCTCCATAGATCCCAAAGGCCGGAATCCCCTTCTGTGCATGGGCAGAGAGAACTGCCGCCAGATATACAGCACCCGGACGTTCAGTTCCGTTAAAACCCCAGATAGCTGTTGGAGTGGATGGTGACATATCCATCGTTTCCGTACCATAACACCAGCATGGTGTCACGGTGATCGTTACGCCCACGTTGGAACGGCTGAATAGTTCTGATGCTGCGGCCGCTTCGGCCACTCCGCCAATACAAGTCTCGGCCACAACACATTCCACCGCGGACCCGTCAGGATAACGCAGTTCGGCTGCAAGCAGTTCCGCAACAGATGTCGCCATCCGCATCGTTTGCTCTTCCAGTGACTCCCGAACACCCTTGCGTCTTCCATCAATCGTGGGACGAATACCAATCTTGGGGAAAGCCTGCTTATAACGATAATCCTGATGTGTCATACTGGAATGTCCTCCTTCAATTCGTTTCATAGAATTATTTGGGTTGAATTGAGAAACCTTCTGTCTGATCCATATGCAGTGATTGGAATGAGATAATGACGGAAATACAACCGATACCCGGGTGGCATGCAAGAGCTGCATACACAGATTATCAAGAGCATTACTTGGAATTGAATGCGTTTACATATTTAAAAAAAATACCAATAAACCATTTCATTAATCAGCCTTGTATGTAGTTCCTCTTTTCAAGGAAATGGAACGTGCATGAGCGAATTCAACGAAATGGTTTATGTAGTAAAGACGTTCAGAACCCTTTAGGGTTATCGGTAACCCTAACATAGCATGAGCCTATCTTGCTGTCAATTGGCATTATCCTATAGAATGGTAAGACTATGTTGCGGAAAGGTTAGATTCTAATGATTACCATTTACGATATTGCCAAAAAAGCCAACGTCTCCGCCATGACGGTCTCCAAAGTCATTAATCATACAGGCCGCATAAGTTCCGCGACACGCGAACGTGTGCAACAGGTGATCGACGAACTGGGTTACATCCCGAACTCCAATGCACGCAGTCTTGTGCTTCAGCGAACCCAGATGCTCTCGCTGCTTATTACGGATATTACCAACCCTTTTTATACAACACTCGCCCGCGGTGCTGAAGATGCAGCCCATCTTCGTGGGTACCGTCTTTTATTTGGCAACAGTGACGAGGATTACCATAAGGAAAAGGACTACGTGGATGCAATTCTGTCAACTCGCGTCGATGGTGTACTCTTTGCCCCTGCAGGAGATCGTTCTCTCACTCATCTGAAACAGTTGCAGGAACGTCACATTCCGTTTGTCTTTCTAGACCGAACCGTCCCTGGCATTACGTCAGATGTCATTGCCGGAGATAGCCGGGAAGGTGCGATTGAACTGATCCGATATCTGGTGCAATTGGGGCACCGGCGCATTGCACTGGTCAATGGTTCTTCAGAGGTTTCTACCGCCAGACTGCGGGAGGAAGGTTATGTAGCGGGTTTGCGTGAGGTCGGAGTTGATATCGATCCCGAACTTGTGCTTCGAACCGGGTACCGGGATTTCAGCGATGAAGAGGGACTGGATCAACTACTCTCACAACCGGAGAAACCAACAGCCATTTTTGCCGCCAACAACATGCTGGCGATTGGGGTCATCCGGCTTTTGCGCAAACGAGGACTACGTGTGCCAGAAGACATCTCTGTCGTATGCTTCGACGATCTGGATCTGGCTTCTGCTTTTGATCCTTTCCTGACTGTAGCAGCACAGCCAGCATATGACTTTGGGTTTCAGGGCGTACAGATGCTGATTGACCGGATTGAGGGCAAGGCCCCTTCCGAAGCCCAAACCGTCATTCTACCATCAGAACTGCGCATACGGGCTTCAGCTACTGCTCCACGTGAGCAAAAATAGAGTTAAGCACCAGAGTTGACTAAATATTATCGTGTAAATGATTAGTCCCACCTATCTAGATTAGCTCCCGTTCCAATTCGAAAAAATGTACAACATGAACAGGGTGCACCGGAGACTTCACTCTGGTTGCACCCTGTTTGATGTTCATACGTTGGAATGACCCAATTCGTCCGAACCGGTTGGTTCGTCAGATTCATTCAGTTTCATTTTGGTTCCATCCGAGCCGATATTCTACCGCTCCGACTGTAATGCGAGAGCAACCTCACGAACGAGTCCCGGGAACCAGTCCATCAGAGGTTCGAACGTATATCCCGCTTGTTCTGCCTTGGTCGTCACCATCGTCCATGATTGCTCAACGCCGAAGGGTGACATATCTTCTTTCACCGTTTCCATGAGGATCTGGGACTGCATGCCCGTGACCGTCTCGATCAGATGTATCATGGCTGACAGCGTAATTGCACCCTTGGAAGCTGCATTCACTGGACCGGTAATGGACGAATGTCCAAGCCAAGCGAGAAATCTTGCCGCTTCAGTGGAATTGATAAATCCAATCTCCGCATCCGGATTTGGCATGCCGATCGGTTTTCCTTTTTGCACATGTTCAATATGAAAATGGAGTCTTCTCGTATAATCATCAATCCCGAGTACAATGGGAATGCGCATCGCTACAACCGGGAAATCCGCTACTTGGAAAAATACAGCCTCTGCAAGCCGTTTGCCTTCTCCATACGAAAAATCCTCCGCACTCCCATACTGTAATGGATATGTATACGGGTCAAAATCCGTTTCCTTAAATCCAGGTTTGGGATCACCGTACACCGAGAGTGTGGATGTCAGAACGTATCTTTTGGTGCGTCCTGCAAAAGCTTCACATGCCGATTTCGCCGCATTTGGGGAGTAACAGATATTGTCGTACACGACATCCCACATGTCTGTCTGCGCAACCTCTGCCAGAGATTCCGGGTCTTCACGATCCATCTTGATTCGGTTTACTTCGGGTCCGAAGTCAACATCCGTTTTACCACGAGTGGCGACTGTGATCTGAGACTTCCCTTCCCACAGCAAGTGATCCACCAGACGTTTACCGAAAAAACGTGTACCCCCAAGTATAAGGACTTTATTCATCCAAAAAACCTCCTATCTTGTTCGATTATGTTTAACAATGTGAAGCATGGTGTGAGCGTTCCGTTGAAACTCATATGAAGTTGGTTCTTCGGATACCGTGCACCCACGCTCTTCGAGTATTAATTTTAACTCATCCATGTGCTTGTAACGTTGGCCAGACAGATCCACTGTTGGAAAAATGCGAACCTCTCGTTTGGTCACACGCAGTAGTTCCATCACGGTTGCAACATGAAAATCAACATCCAATCGATCCGCGTACGTAAACAGGAAATGGGCGGATAACGTCAGATCAAATTGTCCATCCGCAAAGGGTAGATCCGGGAGCACAGACGCCACATAACGGTCAGGAAACATTCTCATATCTGCGATGCAATCTGTGATGGCACGAGTTCGTTCTTCCTTTAACCCCTGGATTGATCCAAATTGATCCCACACATATATGTTTTGCACGGGTTCCATCTGTTTCATCGTATGCTCAATGTCCTGATATCCCTTTACTTCAAGCTCGTCGATCCCGTATTCGTAGGCAATATCTACCGCTACAGGGTCTGCACCCAACTTGCGCGCCTGACTGCTGAACGAACATGCTCCGCCGGGACAATCCAGAATCGACTTGCCAGTAATCTCTTCTACCGTTAAGTTGAACATCTTCATATATTCCTCGAAGGTTCTTCCTATGAAAACAATCTGTGACAGTTCCAAACCACCAGAATCATTGGAGGGTTTGTTGCTCTGCTCATCTCTGCTCATCTCGTCTCAGCTACCTTTCCTGTTTTTGAATCAATCGTTAGGGAACACAAGCCCAATCTGCTTCCGAATCTGATCCATGACCTGCATCGTAACATAGGAGCGTTCATACGTGTTCATGTCAGACTCCTTTTTGCCTTCCTGAACCAGATTCACGAACTCCTCCACTTCATAATACATCGCCGGATGGTTTTGTTCGACTGTGAGCTGCTCCACCGTACCGTCATTGTAACGTATCTCTGCATGTTCCGGTGAGCCAATCTTGTCAATGATGATGCTGCCCAGTTCCCCCATAATTTCGCTTGGTACATGAGAATTGGAGATTTTGGAGTATGTAACAACCGCATCCATCCCATCATAATCCAGTAGCACACTGCCTTGTCCATCCACACCAGATTCCAGCATCATCGCTTGGGATTGAACCCGATTAGGTGCACCGAACAACGTAATCAATGGATAGAGACAATACACACCGAGATCCATTAACGCCCCATTAGCGAGTTCAGGCTTGAACGCGTTCAGGACAATCCCCTCTTTGTACTTGTCGTAACGCGAAGAATACTGAGAGTATCCTGCTACATATTTGCGGACAGGACCGATTTTATACAGGCTCTTCTGCACCATTTTGAACTGGGGGACAAGGGTCGATTTCATCGCTTCCATGAGCAGAACCTCGTGTTCTCGTGCTGTATCGATTATGCTCCGAACTTCGGCACTGTTTGCAGCCAGAGGTTTCTCGCACAATACATGTTTACCGTTTCTCAGAAAAAGCTCAGCCTGCTCTGCATGAACCGTATTTGGTGTGGCAATGTAGACTGCATCAATCACATCACTTGCTGCCAACTCTTCCAGATCGGTGAAGCGGTGTTCAACATCATATTTATCTGCAAATGCATTAGCCTTATCTTCAGTTCTTGAATACACGGCGGTTAACTTGAATCCATCAACCTGTGCTGCGGCTTCGAGAAGCCTTTCTGTAATCCAGTTGGTACCCACTACTCCAAAACGAACCATGCTTACCTACCTCTTTCATCTATAAATTTCATTTGAGATATAAACCACTTCCATCTTGTATATTGTAGCTCATATTTCGTTCAGATTGAAGGAAGGTACTTTATCCCAGATATTGATATCTTGCTTTTTAAGTTGAAACTTCGTCAATCCCTTGGAACTAGGGGTATAATTAGAGATGAGGTGATCACCGTGAAAAGTCCAGATCAAGATCGCATACTGCCCGAATCGATAGATGAAAAATACTGGCATGCCATCATCAACAACGATAATTCTTATGATGGAACGTTCTTTTACGGTGTGCAAACAACGGGTATTTTCTGCCGACCTTCCTGTAAGTCCAGAGCACCCAAAGCTGAAAATGTGCTGATATTTCAACATGTTGAAGAAGCGTTGGCACGAAAGTTCAGACCCTGCAAACGTTGTAAACCAACAGGCGAGCGGGTACCTGATCAGGAGTGGATATACGGGATCACGGATTACATCGAACATCATTACGCCGAACCTCTAACCTTGGATATCCTTGCCACTGTAAGTCATGGCAGTCCTTATCATCTGCATCGTGTGTTCAAGCGGATTACAGGTCGCACACCGGTTCAATATATTCAGGATAAACGAATGACCGAAGCCCGGAAGTTGCTTGAACATACCGGACTTACCGTCACCGATATTGGCCGCCATGTCGGTATACCTAACTCAGCTTATTTCATTACTGTATTTCGCAAACACACAGGTCTCACACCTGCACACTACCGCGAAAGGCATGAGAACTTATGAAAACCAACCTTTCTTACAAAATACCCAAAACGTTACTGAACAAAGGAACAGGCTTCCTTAATGGATATACACATACGTTGAATCCTTACACAGGCTGCGCCTTCGGTTGTTCCTATTGTTATGTCAGACAGATGCCTGTCTCCTTATTTCGCAAAGAGGATTGGGGGAGTTGGGTGGATGTGAAACAGGAGGCCTCCCGAGTGTTCGCCAAAGAATTGAAGCGTGCCCTGGCGAAAGGCAAAGTCACTCTGTTCATGTCATCCAGTACAGACCCGTATCAACCCGCTGAGTACAAGGAGTGTATCACGCGTTCATTGCTTGAAACGATGGTACAGTATCCGCCCGATTTTGTATTGGTCCAAACCCGCAGTCCCCTCGTTACCCGGGATATAGATCTCTTACTACAGTTAGGAGACCGGGTTCGGGTCAGCATGACTGTGGAGACGGATCTGGACGATATGCGCAAGCATTTCAGTCCTTCCGCTCCCCCAATTGCAGGCCGATTACGTGCATTGGAACAGTTGCGGGATGCCGGAATACCGACACAGGTTGCGATTGCTCCCGTATTACCCAGCAGTGAACAGTTTGCTGCCGTCTTACGACCGCTGGTTCGGCGCGTATGTATTGACGATTATTTCATGGGCGATGGTAGCGAGGGTAAGCGCACCCGTCGACTCGGCATGGAGTCGCTCTATCAAGAAGTGGGGATGGAGCACTGGTATCATCCAGAGGCGTATCAGACTG
Coding sequences:
- a CDS encoding FCD domain-containing protein, with the protein product MGPELNEMELEYELLKQLRDASAPIGASTLVHTLGKTYGLSQATIGRRLMEMDVEGFTVLEGRKGRTLTEQGLDRINILERELQQKSVNSQLIQMLNHSGEKALVDVLVARRALEREIASLAAQRASKEYILLLQASIVNQHELLSKNIIPYEQDREFHRLLAYAAQNQILLHAVELVWETSRDFLETAYIRRRVGSELVVDHQQILDAIVAGSPEQAEAAMVNHINQMINDVKRYFAMQNQ
- a CDS encoding class II aldolase/adducin family protein, whose amino-acid sequence is MSEQQIREELTKYARRAVAQGLVVGPGGNLSARSGGTMLLSPSGYALEDLEPDEWIAIDIETGETRAGTTRPSSEVLMHLYSYRVNPDIQAIVHTHPAYTIALSLVFDELPHLFPDQSALVGDIGFVPYVLPTTKLLADAVSAKVEEHTALILVNHGLVTTGKNLREAYYRTQVVEESAKVYMIAKAAGEPKVLTAEEYKEIQSLESEAYRVQLLQQLKS
- a CDS encoding rhamnulokinase, which gives rise to MGDQATHVLAADYGAGSGRVVRGSFDGSRLSLQEVHRFNNVPVQLGDGLYWDFLRLFHELKQGIVKGTQGISPTVRSIAVDTWGVDYGLVDGAGRLCSNPRHYREARNAQWMEEVLHLVKEEELYAMSGVLPQQINTVFQLLGSVREHVEGLRPDVRMLFMPDLFHYYLSGQQACEYTIASTSGLLHAGEARWNEHLIGRLGIPETLFPKLVQPGTVLGDLTNELCAELRTGPMQVVSVGSHDTASALAAIPANDSDFAFISCGTWSLMGVERDTPVLDDRSRARGFTNEGTVSGKVRTLKNRSGLWLLQECKRQWERENQLFTHEELIQLAALATPHQSYVSPGDGVYLAPGNMAERIRQQCSLTGQTVPETTGAIVRCILESLALEFRQTLDEMQLITGTRPRVIHMVGGGVHNRLLCQFTANAAGVPVVAGPAEATSAGNCMLQFLAHGEVSSLAEVREVMAASFSPETYEPEDTELWQEAYENYQSLNQIKR
- a CDS encoding L-fucose isomerase produces the protein MTHQDYRYKQAFPKIGIRPTIDGRRKGVRESLEEQTMRMATSVAELLAAELRYPDGSAVECVVAETCIGGVAEAAAASELFSRSNVGVTITVTPCWCYGTETMDMSPSTPTAIWGFNGTERPGAVYLAAVLSAHAQKGIPAFGIYGEDVQDGGDTTIPDDVREKLLRFSRAGLAAATLKGQAYLSIGSVSMGIAGSIVNDSFFQEYLGMRNEYVDMSELTRRIEEEIYDPEEYKLALAWVKENCNEGPDNNAAHLQTDRKRKEYEWETVVKMTQIVRDLMAGNPRLAELGFTEESMGHHAIVSGFQGQRQWTDHSPNGDFLESILNSSFDWNGKRAPYLVATENDSLNGVSMLFGSLLTHTAQIFADVRTYWSPDSVQRVTGHQLEGNAKDGILHLINSGSAALDGTGQQSRDGKPVLKPFWEITDEEVQDCLKATSWRPASVEYFRGGGYSADFLTKGGMPVTMTRLNLVKGLGPVLQIAQGYTVDLPEDVHDTLDQRTDPTWPSTWFAPVLTGSGAFTSVYEVMNQWGANHGSISYGHIGADLITLASMLRIPVNMHNVPESEIFRPRAWGLFGTSEPESADYRACSVFGPLYR
- a CDS encoding LacI family DNA-binding transcriptional regulator; this translates as MITIYDIAKKANVSAMTVSKVINHTGRISSATRERVQQVIDELGYIPNSNARSLVLQRTQMLSLLITDITNPFYTTLARGAEDAAHLRGYRLLFGNSDEDYHKEKDYVDAILSTRVDGVLFAPAGDRSLTHLKQLQERHIPFVFLDRTVPGITSDVIAGDSREGAIELIRYLVQLGHRRIALVNGSSEVSTARLREEGYVAGLREVGVDIDPELVLRTGYRDFSDEEGLDQLLSQPEKPTAIFAANNMLAIGVIRLLRKRGLRVPEDISVVCFDDLDLASAFDPFLTVAAQPAYDFGFQGVQMLIDRIEGKAPSEAQTVILPSELRIRASATAPREQK
- a CDS encoding NAD-dependent epimerase/dehydratase family protein, with amino-acid sequence MNKVLILGGTRFFGKRLVDHLLWEGKSQITVATRGKTDVDFGPEVNRIKMDREDPESLAEVAQTDMWDVVYDNICYSPNAAKSACEAFAGRTKRYVLTSTLSVYGDPKPGFKETDFDPYTYPLQYGSAEDFSYGEGKRLAEAVFFQVADFPVVAMRIPIVLGIDDYTRRLHFHIEHVQKGKPIGMPNPDAEIGFINSTEAARFLAWLGHSSITGPVNAASKGAITLSAMIHLIETVTGMQSQILMETVKEDMSPFGVEQSWTMVTTKAEQAGYTFEPLMDWFPGLVREVALALQSER
- a CDS encoding SAM-dependent methyltransferase, whose amino-acid sequence is MSRDEQSNKPSNDSGGLELSQIVFIGRTFEEYMKMFNLTVEEITGKSILDCPGGACSFSSQARKLGADPVAVDIAYEYGIDELEVKGYQDIEHTMKQMEPVQNIYVWDQFGSIQGLKEERTRAITDCIADMRMFPDRYVASVLPDLPFADGQFDLTLSAHFLFTYADRLDVDFHVATVMELLRVTKREVRIFPTVDLSGQRYKHMDELKLILEERGCTVSEEPTSYEFQRNAHTMLHIVKHNRTR
- a CDS encoding Gfo/Idh/MocA family protein, producing MVRFGVVGTNWITERLLEAAAQVDGFKLTAVYSRTEDKANAFADKYDVEHRFTDLEELAASDVIDAVYIATPNTVHAEQAELFLRNGKHVLCEKPLAANSAEVRSIIDTAREHEVLLMEAMKSTLVPQFKMVQKSLYKIGPVRKYVAGYSQYSSRYDKYKEGIVLNAFKPELANGALMDLGVYCLYPLITLFGAPNRVQSQAMMLESGVDGQGSVLLDYDGMDAVVTYSKISNSHVPSEIMGELGSIIIDKIGSPEHAEIRYNDGTVEQLTVEQNHPAMYYEVEEFVNLVQEGKKESDMNTYERSYVTMQVMDQIRKQIGLVFPND
- a CDS encoding bifunctional transcriptional activator/DNA repair enzyme AdaA; this encodes MKSPDQDRILPESIDEKYWHAIINNDNSYDGTFFYGVQTTGIFCRPSCKSRAPKAENVLIFQHVEEALARKFRPCKRCKPTGERVPDQEWIYGITDYIEHHYAEPLTLDILATVSHGSPYHLHRVFKRITGRTPVQYIQDKRMTEARKLLEHTGLTVTDIGRHVGIPNSAYFITVFRKHTGLTPAHYRERHENL
- a CDS encoding SPL family radical SAM protein: MKTNLSYKIPKTLLNKGTGFLNGYTHTLNPYTGCAFGCSYCYVRQMPVSLFRKEDWGSWVDVKQEASRVFAKELKRALAKGKVTLFMSSSTDPYQPAEYKECITRSLLETMVQYPPDFVLVQTRSPLVTRDIDLLLQLGDRVRVSMTVETDLDDMRKHFSPSAPPIAGRLRALEQLRDAGIPTQVAIAPVLPSSEQFAAVLRPLVRRVCIDDYFMGDGSEGKRTRRLGMESLYQEVGMEHWYHPEAYQTVVQRMKDYFPEDEIWISQAGFEP